The genomic region TTTTCTGAAGATTGTTAGAACATCATGTAATTGACCACCATCACCTTGTGCCTGTTCGCCATGTAGGCGCACGAAGTTCTTCGCTTTTTCAATATAGGTGTTGCGGGCAGTATAGATTTGAGAAATCTCAACAGGTTGTTTGCCCATACGAATCATCTCCGACTCCAAAAAAGAGTTCCCTGAGTATGACCAACAAGTACCCGATGAGCCTTGATCTTTAATCGATGTATTGCCAAGGTTGATGACTTCAGTAAACTTGAAACCCTCTTTGCTATTGTCGCTAGCATTCCCTTTTAGCGCATTGATGAGGTTATCTTGAGCTTGCGTTTGTGTTACGGCAAATAAGGCTGCCGCAAATAATATAGATTTGCTCCAATTCATTTGTATGTAATTTTTATTAAAGTTCACGAATATATAAAATAGTAAAGATTGTGCTTAATCAAATGTGTAAAATTATTAGCACAATGCTGGGGTACTTTTATTAGAAAGCAAATGCCATTCGACGTACAAAGAAAAACGCCCTCTATCTAGAGGGCGTTGATATTATGAGTTTTCAAACTCCTTTTTCTTAGGGAACATCAGCGAGGCGATGACGCTTAATGCTAAAATTCCGACGATGACGATCAAGGAGTGCGTCGTTGTAAAGCCCCAATCTTTCAACCAGCCATGAAGCAACATCTTCAATCCAATGAAGATTAGCAAGAAGGCTAAACCGACTTTCAAGTAGTGGAACTTGTGGATAATATTGATCAATAAGAAGAACATTGAACGTAATCCAAGAATCGCGAAGATGTTTGAGAAGAACACAATGTATGGATCTTTAGTTACCGAGAAGATCGCAGGGATAGAATCCACAGCAAAGATTAAGTCGGTAAATTCGATTACCAATAAAACCAAGAACAATGGTGTCATGTATTTTACTCCATTCTCCACATGGAAGAAGTTGCCTTGATCTAGCTTGTGCGTAACTTTGAAGTGCTTCGACGCAAATTTGACTACCGGGTGGTTTTCCGGATCGACTTCTTCTTCTTTGTTTCTATTGATGTACATGTTGAAACCAGTGTACACTAAGAATGCGCCGAATACATATAAAATCCAACCAAACTTAGTAATCAATGCTGCACCCACGAAGATAAAAATACAACGCATGATAATCGCGCCTAAGATACCCCATACTAAAACCTTATGGTAATACTTCTCCGGAATACCGAAAGAGCTGAATAACAATACCATCACGAAGATATTATCAACGGATAACGCGTACTCAACAACATAACCCGTTAAATACTCTAAGGTTAAGTTCTTA from Sphingobacterium sp. BN32 harbors:
- a CDS encoding TerC family protein, which encodes MSHEALFMIGFIVFIILMLAIDLGLFSKSDKPVSLKVAAIMSAIWVAFALLFGLLLYKWGNELHNVHDMVRLKEIVAKHFHNIRINENDLAASLQLYNKNLTLEYLTGYVVEYALSVDNIFVMVLLFSSFGIPEKYYHKVLVWGILGAIIMRCIFIFVGAALITKFGWILYVFGAFLVYTGFNMYINRNKEEEVDPENHPVVKFASKHFKVTHKLDQGNFFHVENGVKYMTPLFLVLLVIEFTDLIFAVDSIPAIFSVTKDPYIVFFSNIFAILGLRSMFFLLINIIHKFHYLKVGLAFLLIFIGLKMLLHGWLKDWGFTTTHSLIVIVGILALSVIASLMFPKKKEFENS